A genomic window from Nicotiana sylvestris chromosome 11, ASM39365v2, whole genome shotgun sequence includes:
- the LOC104248829 gene encoding DNA damage-repair/toleration protein DRT100-like, whose product MMGSFLYVTVLLLGVISAVHSCPPSDRAALLAFRAALNESSLGIFNTWQGYDCCHGWYGVSCDQLTHRVADINLRGESEDPVFQKAHKTGYMTGTISPAICKLERLSSLTIADWKGITGPIPSCVTSLPFLRIIDLIGNKLTGPIPSEIGRLSRLTVLNVADNSLSGRIPRSLTNLSSLMHLDLRNNRIFGTLPTNFGKLRMLSRALLSGNRLIGKIPYSISYIYRLSDLDLSLNKLSGTIPPSLGKMHVLATLNLDGNNISGTIPPTLINSRINILNLSKNSIEGYIPDSFDERSYFMVMDLSYNKLRGKIPKSISSATFVGHFDVSHNHLCGQIPAGSPFDHLEASSFTYNDCLCGKPLKPCQM is encoded by the coding sequence ATGATGGGCAGCTTCTTGTACGTCACCGTCCTACTTCTCGGCGTAATCTCGGCCGTTCATTCCTGCCCGCCGTCTGATCGGGCAGCATTGTTAGCTTTTCGAGCTGCCCTAAATGAGTCATCCTTGGGCATTTTCAACACGTGGCAAGGTTACGATTGTTGCCACGGATGGTACGGGGTGAGTTGTGACCAGTTAACTCACCGAGTCGCTGACATTAACCTTCGAGGCGAATCAGAGGATCCTGTCTTCCAAAAAGCTCACAAAACCGGTTACATGACCGGTACGATCTCTCCGGCGATATGTAAGCTAGAAAGGCTGTCTAGCCTTACTATCGCCGATTGGAAGGGCATTACCGGCCCTATTCCATCATGTGTTACGTCCTTACCATTCCTCCGAATCATTGACCTAATCGGAAACAAGCTCACCGGGCCAATCCCTTCCGAGATAGGTCGATTGAGTCGACTGACCGTGTTAAATGTAGCCGATAACAGTCTTTCTGGTAGGATTCCTCGTTCCTTAACCAACTTATCATCTTTAATGCATTTAGATCTCCGTAACAACCGAATTTTCGGAACCCTACCAACAAATTTCGGAAAATTAAGGATGTTAAGTCGAGCTTTATTGAGTGGAAACcgtttaattggaaaaattccataTTCTATTTCCTATATTTATAGACTTTCCGATTTGGATCTTTCTTTAAATAAACTCTCTGGTACAATTCCACCATCTCTAGGTAAAATGCACGTTCTTGCTACATTAAATCTTGATGGTAACAATATTTCTGGTACTATACCACCAACGTTAATTAATTCTCGTATCAATATTTTGAACTTGAGCAAGAATTCAATTGAAGGATATATTCCTGATTCATTTGATGAAAGATCGTATTTTATGGTTATGGATTTATCGTACAATAAATTAAGAGGAAAAATTCCGAAATCGATTTCGTCGGCGACATTTGTCGGTCACTTTGACGTTAGTCACAACCACCTCTGCGGCCAGATTCCGGCAGGTTCTCCGTTCGACCACCTTGAAGCTTCGAGTTTTACTTATAATGATTGTCTTTGTGGGAAGCCTCTTAAACCTTGTCAAATGTAA